A window of the Hordeum vulgare subsp. vulgare chromosome 5H, MorexV3_pseudomolecules_assembly, whole genome shotgun sequence genome harbors these coding sequences:
- the LOC123395936 gene encoding annexin D5, translating into MASLTLPPAPPNPRQDAIDLQKAFKGFGCDSTTVSNILAHRDSMQRGYIQQEYKTMYSEELSRRISSELSGNHKKAMSLWILDPAGRDATVLKEALSAESLDLKAATDIICSRTPSQLQIMKQTYYAKFGTYLEHDISQQTSGDHQKILLAYVGIPRYEGPEVDPTIVTHDAKDLYKAGEKKLGTDEKTFIRIFTERSWAHMAAVASAYQHMYDRSLQKVVKSETSGNFEVALITILRCAENPAKYFAKVLRKSMKGLGTDDKTLVRVVVTRTEIDMQYIKAEYYKKYKKPLADAIHSETSGGYRTFLLSLVGSH; encoded by the exons GGTTTGGCTGTGATAGTACAACAGTTTCAAATATACTTGCTCACCGTGACTCAATGCAACGTGGATACATTCAACAGGAATACAAAACTATGTATTCCGAGGAACTTTCGCGTCGTATATCGTCTGAACTCAGTGGAAACCACAAG AAAGCAATGTCGCTCTGGATTCTTGATCCTGCTGGACGTGATGCGACTGTTCTGAAAGAAGCTCTCAGTGCTGAAAGTCTTGATCTGAAAGCAGCTACTGATATAATATGTTCGAGGACACCATCACAGCTGCAAATAATGAAACAGACATATTATGCAAAGTTTGGTACTTATCTTGAGCATGACATTAGTCAGCAAACATCCGGCGATCATCAGAAG ATCTTACTAGCCTATGTGGGCATTCCACGCTACGAAGGTCCAGAGGTTGATCCCACTATAGTGACACATGATGCGAAGGACCTCTACAAAGCTGGTGAGAAGAAGCTGGGCACAGATGAGAAAACCTTCATCCGCATCTTCACTGAACGCAGCTGGGCACACATGGCAGCTGTTGCTTCTGCTTACCAGCACATGTATGATCGGTCATTACAGAAG GTTGTGAAGAGTGAAACATCTGGAAACTTTGAAGTTGCTCTGATAACTATCCTCAGATGTGCTGAGAATCCAGCTAAGTATTTTGCTAAG GTGTTAAGGAAGTCCATGAAAGGTCTAGGTACTGATGACAAGACACTTGTAAGGGTTGTGGTAACGAGGACTGAGATTGATATGCAGTATATCAAGGCAGAATACTACAAGAAATACAAAAAGCCGTTAGCTGATGCTATCCATTCAGAAACATCAGGAGGTTATCGGACGTTCCTGCTTTCTCTTGTTGGTAGCCATTAG